CTAAAGGAAAttcggtacaagcgtcaaagccatGAAAACTCTGTAAACTTTACAGTTCTAACTCATAGCCCATTGCCACATCAGCACATTATTTCAGAATTGCAAAAACAACTCTAAATAAAAAAATTGTGTAGCTTATGCAAAGAAGTAACTACGGTACATGAAAATGGACACACAAAGATAAAATGattcttgattaaaaggtttttaCTATTATCCATGAGGAGTGCCATGTGTGTATTCATGCGCTATTTAGGGTATGCCAAAAATGGTTAGCATGCTCATGGTGGCACAAAACACTGGCATTCAGCAGCAGTAACAAACTAGTTCAGCAACGCAACGAACACCACCCACTTATGAAAATGAGAATCTTGATAATATATTCATTTTTTGGAGCAAAATAATAAGATGCTTCTAATCAACATATATGTATTATTTGTTACATCAAAgtaagattaagcatactcacCTCACATGTAGAAGATGTCTATCTGAAGATATACTGATATAGTCATTGTTCTCTTGGGAAGAACGATGGATATTTCTTCTCAGCTTCTGATGTGTTAGTATTCCTGATTTGCGTATTCTCTTTTCAACAGCACACCTGACATCACCAACCTATACGTATTTGTCCAAATGTAGGGAACCCCAAATAAATAAATTTCATATTGTCAATCATAAAGATAAGAACATGATAACATAGATATTATTGTAATATCTGTCTTCTTTTCCATATCATGTGAAACCATATTCAAGTGTCACTCACGCATGCTCAAGAGTACCATAGTTTTCTTCAAAAAAAAGGAGATGTGCCGCATTGGTAATTCGATGAGATAACAACAGAAATATTGAAGAAAATCTGTAGTATAGTTCATTAAGAACCAAACCTCAATCAGTTATGTTGTTATAACAAAGGAGAAGGGAGTAAAAAAAATGATGATGCAATAGAAAGAAATACCTGATCACGAACAGAGCGAGAAAGCTCCCGTCTCCTTGAGAGTTCAGCTTCATCAAGTCCATAATATGTTGGATCTCTTGATGCAACTGAAAGCGTCTTCTCCAACTCAACCACCTTCAACATACATAAAAACAAATCCAGAGTAAGTAATTAAGTATACTGCTGGTCCCATTGAACTAATTAAGTAAACAAGTCCAGAATAATATGTTGGATCTCTTAACTAGATAGATGCCATTACAGCCACTTAGCCCCACACACTGACCAATATAAACTCTTATTTCCATCATACGTAAGTATACATGGTGGGCCCACCAGAATCAGGCTTAGACTAGACTGTTCGCTCCCAAATGCGTTCAACTGATCCAATCCACAGCTCTGTATCCCTGACCCAACACTAGACCGTGGCAGCGGCAGGCGCCAGCAATCCAGGCGGCAGCAAGCACCTAGTTCCCACACTCCCTCCCCCTCCCGAATCGAAGTGCCCGAGCACAGAGGAACACGGCTATGGAGCACAGAGCGGACATGAAGGAGCAAAGCGAAACAGTTTCGCCGCATGTGTATCCTTCGATGGTTATGGGAGCTGCAGGCTGCTTCGCAGGGAGCTCAACGCTACTCCCATTGAAATTTTATACTCGATATATTAGATGCAAAGAAAAATCTACAAAAGCAATGACTATGGACATTGTTTCTTCTGTGTTCCTCATACCTTCCACTCAATGTGATCACACTTGGCAAGAACATCTCCTATTAGATGAACATATTCTTTGGTGTTTGAACCAAGTTCCTGCCCATGATGGAACCTGATATGCATCTGAACAATCTGTAAAGAAAAGGTCATTATCCTCAGCCCCATAAGAAGAATACAGAGGATACATTTAGGTTGCAGATCAGATTTATCATCAGGAAAAACACCATAAATGCATGCATATTATTCTGAAATTATAACACCCTAACCCTAGTAAATCCTCTTCTAAACTATCCAGTCGAAGATGGAAGGACCCGTTAAGAGAGGTGTAAACTGTATCTGGTATACATATTCTACAGAACTCCTAAACAACCTAGTAACAAAACCTTCCTGGCACACAAAAAGTTGCCGTTAGCATACAGATTCCgcagagaggaggaggaggggcatTACCAAGCCATAGATACCATCAAGGTTTGTGTAGAAAGCGTCCGCCGGGGAGGACGTGCTGACGAATCAGCGGGAGGGCGATGCCGTGCTGAATTCGGGGAGAGCCTGGAATCGGCGCAGATTAGGCAAGATCGAGGCGGTATACCTTGGGAAAACCTGCGGCGTGGGAACGGAAGGGGCCCCTACCTCGTGCTCGCGAGGGAGATGTCGTGCCATCGTCGCCGGCAACGGCGGCGAGAGCGGCGCCATCCCTCTCCCCCGGAAGACGATGCGCAAAGGACAAATGGGTCTGTGCCTCTGCCTATATAGCGTTGGTTCTGGGCTGGGACAGCTGGCCCGAATGGAATATCGGCCCACTGTGTACCACTCCGATTTTGGCCCGAATGGCGAGATCGACTCGCGGCGGTCCTGGGCTCAGCCCAATGTGCTTCTGGAGCCGCACGCGCTCGCCGAAATGATGGATTATTGTTTGGTCTAGTCTGCCTAGCTGTCCGGTGCTCTCctactttcttttttattttcgttCGCTGGGTGCATGGACACGTCACATATTCCTTGCCTTTTGCTTCTCTACATGCTTCATTCCATTTTTCAATTCTATTTTTCTTTCTAGGGGAGTGCtaggcgtcccccgggggattagaAATCTAATCCCCCGGGTCCCCAACCGTCCGATCAACAGATCTGAAACGATTTCGGCCGTCAGATCAAACCAATCAACCCTCTCTTCCACTTTTGCTACCATGATGCACCaaagtagcaaaaaacggttcaatTGTAGCAAACTCTATTTTCACCTAAAACACACAGACCTCGTCGGAGTCTCGCCGGAGtccgccggagacctcgccggagatcaCGTAGCAAAAACGTtatgctattgtagcaaaacGAAAATAGAAATGTAGCAAAAGTAACCtcaccggagacctcgccggagatgcCGCCGGAGACATCACCGGAGACGTCACCGGAAAACCTCGCCGAAAACTTGGTAGCAGAAAAAATGTATTATAGTAGCAAGAAAGCATAAATATTGTAGCAAGAAAATTTTCTTATTATAGCAAACTGTGCATTGATGAAAAAATAAGGGTCGCAAGACAAAATTTCCCAAAAGAATTGTAGCTAATAATTTATACTATGCTAGCAAAAATGCTAAATTAAGGTAGCAAAAAGAGCAGATAATTGTAGCATCACATTTTCGTCACAAAAACCCAAATTGCCGGAGAGATGGTAGCAAACAATTTACACTATATTAGCAAAAATGCAGAACTAAAAGTAGCAAAAAGAAAAAACTATTGTAGCATCATAATATATTTTTTCCATTGTAACAAACTGTTGTGTAGCATTACAGAGAACGGCCAAAAAGGAGCACCGGATCCATGGCGGAATCCCGCGTTGCCCCACGTCCTGAACTCGCGCGCTGGCCGGCGGCGAGGCGACAGTGGGAGAGATGGCCGACGGCGAGGATGCATGGGAAGTGCGCGAGCTCGCGGGATAGTAGGCCGGTGGCGAGGCGACAGCGGTCGAGCTCTGGAAGAACCACAGGCATCTCGATTCGGCCATGGATGGAGCTCCGAGCCGGCGCGGGTTGCGGCGATGCAGAGAGGCCGCCTTAGACGGCGCTCCGGGCGGCGCGAGAGGAGAGAAGGGGAGGGAGGCCGCCATGGATGGAGCTCCGGGGCGGcgcgggagaggaggagggccGGGGATGGCCGCGGCGAATGGAGCTCCGGGGCGGCGCGGGAGAGGAGGAGGGTCGGGGATGGGCGCGGCGGATGGCCGCCGGGCGCGAGGTGGGCGGCGCTGCCTGGGTGTGGTGTAGCCTCCGTTCCTATCGATGGAAGAGATGATAAGATTGTGGTGGGACCCACTCCATCGCTCGCTTTTGGAAGGACACGCGTCGTTCGCTCCGTCCGGAGGATTTCTGCGCTGTTCCCCCGGGGGAGAGACAGCGTTTTCCTTCTTTCTATGGTATTTTTCATGCTTTCGTCCTTTATTTTCTCGTTTCATTTTCCCCTACTCTTTCCTTTTCAAGTCAATTGTTTTGTTTGTTTAGTTTTTCCACTTAGtttatatttatatttatatAACCGTTCCTTTTTTATAGTGGATTGTGTTGTACAAGCGATTACTTTTTCATATATAATGGGatgttttgtttcaattttttagtTTCCCATTGTTCTAtattaacgagattcttgttccttTATTGACGAGATTTATTTCTCGGGCGCAATATTCTTGTTCCCTGGATAGACGATATGTGttcctcggattcaatattcttgTTCCCTAAGTAGACGAGATTTGTTCCTAGACACAAGTCTTGTTCCATGTGTTGACAAAATTTGTTCCTTGGATGCAATATTCTTGTTTCGAGAGTAGAAGGCATGTGTTCCTTGGACTCAATATTCTTGTTCCCTGAGTAGACGAGATGTGTTCCCCCGAGTAGACGAGATTTGTTCCTTGGACGCAATTCTTGTCACTTTGTTGATGAGATTTATTTTTCAGGCGCAATATTCTTTTTCCCTGAGTAGACGACATGTGTTCCTCGAACTCAATATTCTTGTTCCCTGAGTAGACGAGATGTGTTCCCCTGAGTAGACGACATTTGTTCCTCAGACGCAATTCTTGTTCCTTGTGTTGACGAGATTTATTCCTCGGATGCAATATTCTTGTTTCCTAAGTAGACGAGATGTGTTCCTCCGACTCAAAATTCTTGTTCCCTTACAAGAAGAGATTTGTTCCTCGGATGTTATATTCTTGTCCCATGGTAGACAAGATTTGTTCCTTGGATGCAATATTTATGTTCCCCGAGTAGACGAGATGTGTTCCTTAGACACAATATTATTGTTCCCTAATTAGTTGAGATGTGTTCCTCAAACGTAATATTTTTGTTCCCTGGATAGATGAGGTGTGTTCCACCGAGTAGACGAGCTTTGTTCCACAGACGCAATTCTTGTTCCCTGTGTTGGCGAGATTTGTTTCTTGGATGCAATATTCTTGTTCCCTGAATAGACGATATGTGTTCCTctgataacccccaagtgcaggggATAACCACAGTACAATTCGATAAAtatttgagtgtcgaacccacgaggagctgaaggtaaaccTATTATCTAAAACCCTATAAGGCTATAACCCACGAGAACACTATTATGAGGACGAAGAACTTCTGATAccgtaaattatgtatggaaacttgttcgaaattgtatatggtcatccgatattgaatatatattgtatattcttcttgaattcttcttggttctaatttcaaatttgtttgaaattgtacattcatatgcatgtatatagtaacgtagaatatgtgtactgaaacttcttcaaaattaaaataaaacacaaaataaaatataaaagaaataaaacaatacaaattaaaaagaaaccagatttaggggggcctttagtcgcggttggccaggagaaccgtgactaaaggtcctccgccctgacgctcgcctgccgcccacgtgtacgggcctttagtcgcggttcgtaaggaaccgcgactaaagggggggcctttagtcgcgcatatTTAATTTCGATTGCGCAACCGGTATTAATGGAGGTTGGGAACCGGGATTAAAtgccctttttctaccagtgcgcGCACCCTGAGCCGCCGCAGGAATGCATCGTTCGGACGCAGCCGCATGCTCAGCGCAGACGGCGAGGCCGTGGGCAGGGTCGAAGTTGGGGTCCAGGCTCGGATTGGAGTTGAAGTTGGGGTTCGAGCCAGAGTGAGCGTGGCAGCGGGCGGTGGAGTTGGCGTTGGGGTTCTGGCCGGAGGAGTGGGGGCGAGAGCAGGAAGTTCAACAAGAAAGGTTGTCGAACCCAcaagtgatgcatgtaaaatgcatacatgaactttatcCTTTATCGTATTGAATTTGCatgtatttgcaacatatatgatgataataccatgttttacattgatttgtgGGGATATACCAATTATCCCCTTTATTTGGATTATAAcgttgttttgtgtatttttcactttcagagacctatataGAGTCAAACTGACCTAAGATTTTTGGAGCTCACTTTTTCATCGGCAGAAGCAACATGGGCCCTGGAAGCTCATCTGAAGAGGCCCGAGGGCCAAAAGAGGCCAGGTGGCGCGCCCAGGAACGGAGACTTTGCCACCCCCTCTTTTAGCCATCGTTCGCTCGTTTGCACTGATTCTTTCGCGAACCGACGTATTTTACCCTAAAACGACTATATATATGACTATACGTGAGCAtttctcgggccgggccgggccgatCAAAGCTCGACGCAGAAAATCTTGGCCCAGGCCCGGCCCGACCGGACTGCCGGGCCGAAAATATAGGCCCAGGCCCAGCCCATCACATAGAAAGCCCGTCGGGCCTTGGGCCTCTGGCCGGGCCACTTCactaaattgcacaaaatcaaggcCCAGGCCCAGCCCATCCTGACCATTGGGCCAAAAAATCAGGCCCATGCCCGGCCCGGAGGCATGGTCGGATTGGGCTTGGCCCAGGAATTTCGGGCCGGGCCGGACTGCTCATGGCCAGGTATATATATGACCtcgaagagttctcgggaggagagcgccgcataaacacagaaacacgaaaatggaggctgatgcagagaagattggagggggaaactccaccgggatcaccgccggagggatctctaGCTACCTTCTCGAACGTCTTCGtcatcatcaccatgacaagagggagtagtccacctctggactacggatttgtggcagtagcttgatctatttctcgcatgtttttcatagttcttagtcccatacgagttgcctatcatgattatggtcatatttgtaatacgTATGTGGtagatccttattctatgatattttttatgagatctgatcttattatatggtgagatgtattgatagatgcatattatgtagcaTGTTCTGAAGAAattgttctgatccaacatctatgcaagagcgtgtgtggggtgatgtgtgtgttagatggagtagcatgggtttagtgattggatagtgacaatatgttcaagATGTATTGTGGCTTTGCCTTTCTTCttgtacctcactagggataaagtgaatgcatgttctatgttcatcatgtgacagtagtggtgatcttgtttgttcaaggtaacatatttgatattcaaacttcatATCAAAGTACTTATTACTATGCTCCGTTAATTgttaatacaagattgatgaagtttctttcttctggagtataagagaggtgtgttgcatcatctctatggtaGGACGTGATGTCCATATTAATTCTGATCTTACATATAATATTATCTGcaccttcatatctcattgatgaattgttttttgtccaccacaactttaagagagaatagtcaagtgaacccataaaccccggtccactttttatcataagaaacacctttgtattgcttttattttattttctatttgctgcactattttaaacaaaaaatacaaaaatatttatttttcttatttgcatcaaaAATACCACAAACAATCAACCTCTTTAtagtttttacttagttattttatctaatttagtttttacttgttttatttctaattgtgttatttacttacacgaaagcttgtgcttgacaactacacggtggagttggggacacaaggcatttACTTTAACTGCAGgtttgctagaagaagagagaagagaatactctttcatccagttccccgagagttcgatataaaccatcGAGTCACCCTGTGCGGAAAATACTTCTCTGacgcaacactctgcacttggagttccAACGTCATcaacgaggagctgaaggtattggttaCCAGAATCGACAAGAAAGCAGTAATAATAAAGTAGCAGTTTTGGTGTTTTTGTGtgtatagtttgcaataaaaaTAAAGTGCGGAAAGTAAATATCAAATAAGTATAAGCTCTCGATGAGAGAAAATCCCAATCCTCTATGCAGCAAGAGGACAAACTCAAGTGTGTGTGCTTATATGAGACTAAAGTTCCCGAGGGCGGCATGCATGGACTCACTAGTATCTGAGTTCTAAACAATGCGGTAAATATTTTGTCAAGCTTTATTCAATTAGGGGCGGAGCCTTAATTAGGTGCAGCCATAAGTATGAGAAAATGCACCCCTTATAATGGAtcctagagccattttcatgagcgagtataggaatcattataagacataaatgtcccatCATAGCTATAAGATCTAGGGTCTccgacataaacccctctaatgcaacccaTAGTGTTGGAGCACGGTTTCTGTCATTCCAACCCTTCCAACACTAATACATTACGTTAAACTGCAGCCCAatgagcccatataggtgaagtaatatgcaaTTGATGTTCGCATGaaaccatcatagaacaacataaaagatataaaacttgaccaaatactcattgcacatcatatagaatcataaCTAGATCACCCTATGCCCTCAGGAacgtggggaactactcacaaatgtcaaacatgatatggaccagaagcataatgattacaacacaatctgaatatataatCTCCCCACCAAATAATGACAAAGTACCAATAATGAACATGAAATAACACTGAAAACAATATTcagggtgtaggataacgttgcatagaaaacaaaaattttcctacggcgaacacgcaatccaagccaagatgcaatctagaagacggtagcaacgagagggtatcgagtctcacccttgaagagattccaaagcctacaagatgaggctcttgttgctgcggtagacgatcacttgccgcttgcaaaagcgcgtagaagatcttgatcacgatcggttccggcgccacgaacgggcagcacctccgtactcggtcacacgttcggttgttgatgaagacgacgtccacctccccgttccagcgggcagcggaagtagtagctcctcttgaatccgacagcacgacggcgtggtgtcggtggcggtgtagaagtccggcggagcttcgctaagctacgcgggaaatatgaagtggaggagcaaagctagggtttgggagggggtggccggccactcaaggggggcggccaagctatggtcttggggtggccggccccctcccttggcccctcattatataggtggatcccaagtgttggtgtccaagtcttcgaataagacccgaaaccaaaaccttccataggagggggcaaacctagcccaactaggactcccacccaaaggtgggattcccacctcccatgtggggggtggccggccccctatggtggagtccacttgggactccacccccactagggctggccggccatggaggtggagtcccttgtggactccaccttccttggtggtttcttccggacttttctagaaccttctagaaccttccatagaaccttccgcgacattttatttcacataaaatgacatcctatatatgaatcttattctccggactattccagaactcctcgtgatgtccgggatctcatccgggactccgaacaaatattcgaactccattccataattcaagtgctaccatttcaacatccaactttaagtgtgtcaccctacggttcgagaactatgcggacatggttgagtactcactccgaccaataaccaatagcgggatctggagatccataatggctcccacatattcaacgatgactttagtgatcgaatgaaccatacacatatattaccaattccctttgtctcgcgatattttacttgtccgaggtttgatcttcggtatcactctataccttgttcaacctcgtctctgacaagtactctttactcgtaaatgccgtggtatgtggtctcttatgaactcattcatatgcttgcaaga
This region of Lolium perenne isolate Kyuss_39 chromosome 2, Kyuss_2.0, whole genome shotgun sequence genomic DNA includes:
- the LOC127318385 gene encoding syntaxin-61, which gives rise to MHIRFHHGQELGSNTKEYVHLIGDVLAKCDHIEWKVVELEKTLSVASRDPTYYGLDEAELSRRRELSRSVRDQVGDVRCAVEKRIRKSGILTHQKLRRNIHRSSQENNDYISISSDRHLLHVRNH